In Citrus sinensis cultivar Valencia sweet orange chromosome 3, DVS_A1.0, whole genome shotgun sequence, the sequence ACAGTTTACAAGTAACTCAAATGAAACACTTGGTGTGCAAGTTTTAAAGTCTCGTGGATTCTTCCCACATGCATATTGGTATTGGCTTGGATTGGGGGCTACAATTGGTTTTGTACTATTGTTCAACATCGGTTTCACCCTGTCTCTTACTTTTCTCAACCGTGGGTGTCTCTGCCTTCTTTACTTTAACTACTACTTTTAAAGAAGCGAGTTTATGTTGTAATTTTGTGCGAATATATATGTGCAGAATTTGAGAAGCCTCGGGCTGTTATATCAGATGAATCTGAAAGTAATGATCTTGGTAACAGAATTGGAGGAACAGCGCAATTATCAACCCATGGAAGTAACTCCAGTCACAAAACTTGCTCAGGTGATGAagctgtttttatttttttgacaagTACCAGATATTTTGTAAGTGCCTTTTGATGCTAactatttatgttaacaagtAGAGAGTGAAGACATTACAGTGAAAGACTCCTTTTCCCAGTTGTTATCCCAGAGAGAAGTCACTGTTGGTGCAATTCAACCGAAGAAAAGAGGAATGGTGCTTCCATTTGAACCACATTCCCTCACCTTTGATGAAGTTACATACTCTGTTGACATGCCAAAGGtaacattaatattaaaaccAATGAAAGTATGGATGATATCTTGATTCAATACATTGTAGTCCAGACATGACAACTAATTGGCTCAGTTTTAACATTTCTAGGAAATGAAACTTCAAGGTATTCTTGAAGACAAATTGATGCTTCTAAATGGTGTGAGCGGTGCTTTCAGGCCAGGTGTTCTTACAGCTTTAATGGGCGTCAGTGGCGCTGGTAAAACCACTTTGATGGATGTGTTGGCTGGTAGGAAAACAGGTGGATACATTACTGGGAACATAACAATATCTGGTTACCCAAAGAAACAAGAAACATTTACTCGCATTTCGGGATACTGTGAGCAAAACGACATTCACTCTCCTTTTGTTACTGTATATGAGTCCTTGCTCTACTCAGCCTGGCTTCGTTTACCACCTGAAGTTGATTCTGAAACCCAAAAGGTTTGTACTTAAATTGCCTGGAGCGTTGCATCATTGAGACAGTTGATTCCCTGAATATATTTTTGGGTGTGGTCATACTAGTTTATAGTTTAACCCTTTGGTTTACAGATGTTTATTGAGGAAATCATGGAGCTTGTGGAGCTGAACCCATTGAGACAATCACTGGTTGGTTTGCCTGGTGAGAGTGGTCTGTCAACAGAGCAGCGTAAGAGGCTAACCATTGCAGTTGAACTAGTGGCTAACCCGTCCATCATATTTATGGATGAGCCAACCTCAGGGCTGGATGCAAGGGCCGCTGCTATTGTAATGAGGACTGTCAGAAACACGGTAGACACTGGAAGAACAGTAGTGTGCACCATTCATCAACCAAGCATTGATATATTTGAATCTTTTGATGAGgtaagaaaaatgttaatactgtatcatttttttgttttcctttcttttcctGAGTGCTATCAGCATTATTTAACAATGGATTGCAGCTGTTCCTAATGAAGCGAGGGGGACAAGAGATTTATGTTGGGCCATTGGGTCGCCATTCTTGCCATCTTATACGCTATTTTGAAGTATGACCCTCGTGTTTACATTAGAAATCTTACttgatataatattaaaattgactTGCATAATTTACATTATGAAAGCATCTGCAATATGATACCTTTACCTTTATGAAGGGAATTCCCGGAGTAGAAATTATTAAGGATGGCTACAATCCGGCGACCTGGATGTTGGAAGTTACAGCTAAATCGCAAGAATTAACTTTGGAGATTGATtttactgatatttacaaaggCTCCGAATTATACAGGTACATAACCTGTAAACCAAAATCCATTCACCACTTTGCCAGTGAATTTGTTTAGCTAAGGATTGATGCTGATGTATGTCATGTGTGCATCAGGAGAAACAAAGCACTCATTGAAGAATTAAGCAGGCCTGCTCCGGGTTCAAAGGACCTCTATTTTCCTACTCACTACACTCAGTCATTTTTCATGCAATGTGTGGCTTGCTTGTGGAAACAACACTGGTCATACTGGCGAAATCCACCATACACTGCCGTTAGATTTCTTTTTACGACCGTCATAGCTTTGACATTTGGAACAATGTTCTGGGACATGGGCACTAAAATGTGAGTTACAACAAGGACTCTTTAAAATCTATGTAATTACATTGCAGCTTGATATGTCTTCCatactaaattttgaaattttaattcctAGGAAAAGGAACCAAGATCTGTTCAATGCAATGGGTTCCATGTATACTGCTGTATTCTTCCTCGGTGCTCAATATTGTTCATCAGTGCAGCCAGTAGTCGCTGTTGAAAGGGCAGTATTTTGCAGAGAAAAAGGAGCTGGAATGTATTCTGCCATGCCATATGCATTTGCACAAGTACTCTTTTTTACTCAttatctatttgttttaattttcaaagcaACTGTGTTTCTTTACTGAtgttctattttcttttctgcaGGTTATGATTGAGATACCTTACATATTTGTTCTGTCAGCAGTGTATGGTATTATAGTCTATGCCATGATTGGATTCGAATGGATAGCCGCCAAGTTCTTTTGgtatttgttcttcatgttCTTCAGTTTATTGTACTTCACCTTCTATGGCATGATGACTGTGGCTATGACACCAAACCACCACATTGCTGCCATTGTTTCGATTTTATTTTACGGGTTGTGGAATGTCTTTTCCGGGTTTGTTATCCCCAGAACGGTAAgtatattgttttcaattttcccATTTCTAATTTAGATGCTGGATATCATTgcttattagaaaatttttagcTAATTGTTTCCTTATCTTTTAACTTTAGATACTAGATAGATTTCACAGTTTACTGAAACTTTGTAGCTATTGTTTCTCCTTGTCTTTCAACTTGTCAAACAACAGAGGATTCCTCTGTGGTGGAGATGGTACTATTGGGCAAACCCTGTAGCTTGGACCATGTATGGATTGGTTGCTTCACAGTTTGGAGATGTAGAGGACAAAATGGAAAGTGGTGAAACAGTGAAACAGTTTGTGAGaagttattttgatttcaaacATGATTTTCTAGGAGTAGTTGCAGTTGTTGTTGCAGCCTTTGCAGTGCTGTTTGGAGTGCTCTTCGCAGTAGGAATTAAGAGGTTTAATTTCCAGAATCGATAggaattcaatttcatttttgagATCAAGTCCGCTTAATGAAAAAGTAATGCCACCAAACATTCTAAGGCACGAAGGGGAATAGGGGTGCAGGTGCCTTGGCTAGTCTTGGTTGGCAATTTCCTCCCCAGTGTTATAAAAGGGGGCTGTCAGGATTTTGtaaggtttttaaaaaattatatcgaTAGTTATGggaattgattaaaataatagctTTTTCATATTATGTTTGTACCCAGTATTAATTGGTGTCACTTAGAAACTGGTTTTGAAGATTGCTTGGAGAAGCTATCAGCATAGTTTTCAAAGAATGGATAAATTatgaatcaaataaaataagaaatcgACAACGCACTCAcacagcaaaaaaaaatttgtttttgtatgTTTATTAGTATTTATTCTTTGATGTTTATAGCCCAGTTTATACATTTGATCTGTAATAGCTGTCGCTGCACTTGATCGGTGGTCAATATTCACTGCTGAATAAGACAATGAAGATAAGATCTTTATGAATCTCTGCTGATTTAGCTCACAATTTCGAGTTAACAGCTTTCCCACCAAGCCACAACTCGTTGAGGCATTTCGTCAAACACTCTGCAGTTTTCAGCAAAAATCTTTGTTTTTAACACGAAAGAGGTAAAAGTGCTCATACTCAATTTAGTCATGGGGAAGGATCGGTGCCCCCTTAGCATTACACAAGTTCttatatcaattttaaatcattatattaaagatgaataaatgatTAAGATTGAAAACTTCGAGAAAACAAATTGTCATAAGGTTTTTCGCgatgagaaattttaaaatacattaaagGTACTATGTCATTTTATAACAAGCAAATAATGGTATAAcatgtattatttattttaaaaaaccacATACAATTGATGGctgtattaaatttatttacacatatCATACATacattaattgattatattacctctaatatattctaaaattccACGTTGGCTCAAAAATACTAATGCAATGGGATTAGCATAAGGATGGATTATATAATAACACTTCAATGTTAAAACACCGGGACTGTTTACTCAGCTGTTGAGTGTTAAAGTCATTTTTCTACTTAATGAATATTGCCAtgaacttttataaatttatgtaatCATAACCGCCTCTACCATACCATTCCATTTATGCTGTTagataaaacataaaaatatacttaATCACTTGATACATAATCAATAGCCATTTATAATAAGCGACACTGCTCTGTCAAAATTAACTAAAGCACAATATTTCTGTGCAGGAATTTCTATTACCGTTGAACTCACCAGAAGAGAGAAAAGCACTTGTTGGTTTTTGGTTGGTTTTGAATGGACGGTAGTCAGGATATTTTCATGGGCAGTACTAGCTTGTATAGAAGCACTTCTACATGGGGAACAAATTCTCGAGGTGGTTTTCCGAGGTCTTCAAGAATAAGAGAAGGAGATGACGAGGTGGAAACTCTAAAACGGGCTGCTCTTGAGAAATTGCCTACTTATAATCGTTTGAGGAAAGGGATATTAACTACTTCACGAGGGGAAGCTGTGGAAGTTTGATGTTTCAAATCTTGGACCGCAAGAAAGGCAAAAGTTGATCTTTAAATTGGTGAAAGATACTGATATTGATAATGAGAAGTTCTTGTTGAAGCTCAAAGACCGCGTTGataggtaaatttttttttcccccatttTTCAGCAGCTCCAAGCGCCTTGGCTAGTCAAGAATGTGATTCAGGAAGGGCAAGGTCAAACaacaatataatacaattttttttaacaaaaataataagtagcAGAATTTGAACTTTATTGCAAAAGAAGAGAATAAGTTGCAaagaaatcttaatttttgtacGGAATGAAGGAAATATGAAAGTAAGCGTATATAACTCGTGGTGGGCAGAAGTGAAtcggatttaaaaaaaaaaagtagtcaatttgattcaattttttcagTTTCAGTCCggttattttcaaaaattgatttttttttaagcgtTATAATCGACTACTAAATATTGGTTTGGTTattgattcaaaattttagaattgaaaaaaaagttgaactttttggtaattttaagaaattaaacatttgtcatattattattggtgcacatattaataaaataaaaatataaataaacatatggaaaattttaaaaaaataaaaataaaaccaaaccgattggttttggtttttgaaTTCGCTTAAAATCAAAGCCGAATCGATCCGAATTTTTTAGTTCGAACCAAACCGATGCCACCTCTAAgcataatgaaattaaatattgttgatgcgagattccggttctcctcgttctacgatcaggatctctgctcgatcaacttcgtcacgaccaggaggtctcctcgccaggcttcttctccagaggtccctgcgtacacagataagtcagagtacgccggttgttttcccggcgcaaaccctccgacgctcaagtcagatatgaaggttcgggaaaagcttgccacaggtcttatggcgttttttgtggttttctcttctttttaggTTTTTCCTCTTCTAATCTCCAGAAtgccaacccttttaccttcgttggctacctttttataggcttcctctgaatctcagtcttccgctcttttcgagacggtatgggactccaactgctgcgttatgggcaaaacatgggatctagcgtgttacgccacggttcaggggaaagcgtggctgccatggctctgtgagaccttgcgtgttacgccacggttctggggaaagtgtggctgtcatggttctgtgagatcttgcgtgttacgtcgcggttctggggaaagcgtggctgttgtgcctagattctcgtgctggagagcacgtcttgccaactgccgtcgaccgggtctcctcgcctctcgatctctagccggaatggccttatgcctcttataggaaattggcctcgcggacgacaacatcgtggacgagcaggatatttctgctcctgttcttccacgcaccaggctttaacggaacacaccggttcgcagaactccgccatcagatatctgctcgtcattcctggtcccttcgacgcatttatcccaaacagtatccctcccaaacaccggtcccccagtttctggtgttgggtaatgtagtggaccagcagtagaaactcgatagtactcgctcgcgtgggattggaaaaggctgccaggagtcatgtcgcatttaattgcggacgaggtgacgtggcagacatccccccctccatttgaatttcaaaccgacgGTTACGAGATCCTCGGGATTCGGCGCAGTTATATGCTGGCAACCCAAGAGTCCGTCCTCATTTGGAAAGCCAAATCCTCTCGAACGGCATATTCACCATTCACTCTGTCTCCGTCTACGTCTCTGTTTCTCCAGTAAAGAAGTTCCGGCACAAAGCCCCCCCCTCCTTGCCTTTCTCCGATTGAAGCGGTACTTCAGGTATTACTTCTCTCTCCTCGGTCTTGAATAGTTTGTAGataacttcttttttctttcgttTGGGTAGTAGTTGGTGGTGTTGCGGTTAGAGTTTAGGGAATGTCGAAAGGCAAAGAGAAGGTCGTTGAGGTTGATGACGACGAGTTGGACTTCCTGCCTAGTCTGCTCACCAATCCCGCCTTTGACCCCGAGGTCCCCTTAGAGCCTGTTAGGCCTAGTGTCAGGACTAGTGCTAGGAGCATGTCTCCCCAAACGACCTCTACAAGCGGGAGTAATGGTGAGGATGGATCTTCTGACTCCGAGGATACTTTGAGTGGGGGTCGAGGAGATGATTCTGGTGAGGCGTCCCCATCGGGGGCGCCGCGACCAGAGGGGAGGAGTACAATAGGAGGTAGAGCCATATCGCGGGATTATGCTATTGATTACATGACGTGCACGACCACGTTTGATGAGCTCGAGGACCTCCGGCTGAGGTATAGCATTCCTGGCGAGATACCTCTCAAGGTCCCGGGAAAGAAGGATGCTCCCAGCCGGCCTCCTACGGGATATGTTACCCAGTATCTGGACAGCTTTAAGTACGGGCTGAGGTGTCCCTTGCAACCTTACTTTGCCCGGATACTTAACGGGCTAAATCTAGCTCCTGGTCAGCTGAATCCCAACGGGTGGAGAGTgctctctggtctgttcatattgtgggacagatgttgccaaagcgagcccacggttgatgaggtgaagcacCTGTACCAGCTAAAGAGCAGCTCCAAAGATGCCGGCTGGTACTACTTCCAATCTAGCACCAAGAGCAGGAAACCTATAACCGACCTCCctactggtggtggtgggaattggaagagaaagttcttttttgctgggggtccTTGGGGTCAGGTCGCACAAATAGACGGGAAGGATTATCGGGTCCCACCCCGTTTCACGGTCCCAGGTTGCATGCTCGCTCCAGATGCCTTGTATCCATAATTGTTCTTGTTTCATTGGCTTGTTTCTAACCAAGTGTCTGTTTATGTTGTAGTTTCTTGGGGCGTTCATTTCCCACTCCGACCCGGCCCGCTCAAACGGGTTGAGGCTGTGCTAGTCAATTCCTGCTCGAGCCGGGAACTGATATCCACATACAACTTGCTCGAGTCTCGCTTGATACTTCCTGGCCATAGGATGGAGGACGCTGTGATTGGGGCTCTGACCCGAAAACGTTCTCGACCTCCGACCACGAAGAGGGACGAGAGTAAGGATGCCCCTACCGCGAAGCGGGCCAACATCGTGCAGCAGGCCCCACCCTTGAAGATTTTACCTCCGGCTCCTGTAGAAGTCGGGGAAGCTAGTGGAGTAGCCACAGATCCTGCTACCTCTTCTCCTCCTGTCGGGCCTCGACTTCGCTTACCGGACAGCCGAGCAGAACATCTGGTCCCTTACCTCAATGAGTTAACTAAATCCGTGAGCAAGAGGGACCTGGAGGCCTTTGACGGCCGCACCTTGGGTGAGCTGGTGGGGCCCATGCAGCATAGCGCTTTCCACCTCAGCTGCATGACCACCTATTACAAGGCTAAGGTTGGCCGCTACGAccggaagatgaaggaggatATCCAATCGGCGACGAACAGAGCTGACGTTGCCGAGAAGAAAGCAGGGGAGCTGAATCTCGAGAATCTGAAGCTGATAGAGCAAGAATCacttgctcaagcaaaagccattacCCTCGAGGAGGAGTTTACCAAGGTCAAAGAGGATCTGCAAAGGCAGAAGGCTATGTATGAGGCTCAGCTCGAGTCTCTCCGTGACTCCCACCGAGCTCAGGTCgagaacttggagagggaggccgacaaccagtacgaccagggactCCGGCATTCCTATCGTTGCATCATGGCCGTCCTCGGGAAGCAACACCCTGACCTCaagatggatgaccttgcAGCTGGCGTTGCTCGGCATATGGATGAGGAGGCGGCCAAGGAAGATGCCGAGGGGGTGGAGCCGATCGTGATTGAGGAGGAAAACTCTCCTCCTCGTGGAGTCCCTGTTGAAGTTGGCGAGGCGAGCACCCCCCCGGACGCAACTGGCGATACCCCCCCCGCACCTGAGGAGGTCCAGCCAACCGATGCTGCTCGGCTCACAGATCCGCCgtctttttgatatatttcttttgttgtaatGGACAATGTTCATGAAGATTATCCCCTCTGTTAATCATTAACcaattaataaggatattttttgattactttcttgtgttgtaattatgagttaatttttgtttgagaATCTGCTTGTCTCTGTCTAGACGAGCGGATTCCGGCTTGGCTCATGGTTTTTGCCACATGCCTCCGAAGATTCTTTAATGCTTGGGATTcggctcgccttctcgtggtcgagcagatcctggtatgcttggggattctgctcgccatctcgtggtcgagcagatcctggtatgcttggggattctgaTCGCCTTcgcgtggccgagcagatcctggcatgcttggcttctgtctcgccataagacaggctctgagacttggcgagcctttgcatgccttaggattttctttaaacgatttggattctgctgccttctcgtggccgagcagatcccggcatgcttggcttctgtctcgccataagacaggctctgagacttggcgagcctttgcatgccttaggattttctttaaacgatttggattctgctgccttctcgtggccgagcagatcctagcatgcttggcttctgtctcgccataagataggctctgagacttggcgagcctttgcatgccttaggattttctttaaacgatttggattctgctgccttctcgtggccgagcagatcccggcatgcttggcttctgtctcgccataagacaggctctgagacttggcgagcctttgcatgccttaggattttctttaaacgatttggattctgctgccttctcgtggccgagcagatcccggcatgcttggcttctgcctcgccataagacaggctctgagacttggcgagcctttgcatgccttaggattttctttaaacgatttggattctgctgccttctcgtggccgagcagatcccggcatgcttggcttctgtctcgccataagacaggctctgagacttggcgagcctttgcatgccttaggattttctttaaacgatttggattctgctgccttctcgtggtcgagcagatcccggcatgcttggcttctgtctcgccataagacaggctctgagacttggcgagcctttgcatgccttaggattttctttaaacgatttggattctgctgccttctcgtggccgagcagatcccggcatgcttggcttctgtctcgccataagacaggccctgagacttggcgagcctttgcatgccttaggattttctttaaacgatttggattctgctgccttctcgtggccgagcagatcccggcatgcttggcttctgtctcgccataagacaggctctgagacttggcgagcctttgcatgccttaggattttctttaaacgatttggattctgctgccttctcgtggccgagcagatcccggcatgcttggcttctgtctcgccataagacaggctctgagacttggcgagcctttgcatgccttaggattttctttaaacgatttggattctgctgccttctcgtggccgagcagatcccggcatgcttggcttctgtctcgccataagacaggccctgagacttggcgagcctttgcatgccttaggattttctttaaacgatttggattctgctgccttctcgtggccgagcagatcctggcatgcttggcttctgtctcgtcataagacaggctctgagacttggcgagcctttgcatgccttaggattttctttaaacgatttggattctgctgccttctcgtggccgagtaGATcccggcatgcttggcttctgtctcgccataagacaggctctgagacttggcgagcctttgcatgccttaggattttttcGGTTTCAAGCGAATGAAATTCGTCGACGTTCCATTAATGGCAGGATTTGACTTACATGAAATTGTTcggacataaaacataaaaataaaagataaacagCATGAGCagaaattgctttaaaatgtgagcaagtcttactggaagtattttcggaggtgtgctgcgttccatgggcgtttcacTTCGTGGCCGTCCGCGCgaaccagcttgtaagctccgggccccgctatctgcttgactctatacggcccttcccaattcggtcccagcactccttgagtcgaatctttggtgctctgattcactcttctcAGTACCCAGTCTCCGACCCTAAATTACCGTATGTTCaccttctggttataataCCGAGCAACCCTCTGTTGGTAAGTGACTGATCGCTCGGCTGCTTGTTCCCTCCTCTCCATTagcagatcaagattcaaacatatctgctcgtcattcTCCTGTTCATTGAAATAATCTATCCGGTGTGTGGTCGTTCCTACCTCAGCCGGTATGACCGCTTCATGTCCGAAAGCCAAAGCGAACGGTGTCTCCCCAGTTgcggttttgtgggttgttctgtatgcccatagcaCACCTGACAGCTCGTCAACCCACGCACCCTTTTTTGCTCCGAGCCTGGTTTTCAGAAGCCTCTTGACtgtcttgttggctgcttctacttgtccattcgattgagggtgagcaggcgagcaatacttcagctctatcccgaggttctggcagaaatccctgaagctgtgattatcgaactgcctgccattatccATTACCAAGGCATATGGGATCCCGTATcgacagaccaggtttctccacacgaaatctgttgttttcttctctgtgatcctgctaagggcttctacctctatccacttcgtgaagtaatctatagcaactattgcatgtgttgctgctcctcgtccctttggcaatgggccgatcagatcaattccccattgagcgaatggccaaggggaggccatggaggtgagcttctctggtggttggttagagaaatttgcaaaactctggcagctTGCACAGCTCCTGGTCTTCCTTtgcgcatcctggtgcatcgtcggccagaaatatccctgccttagAACTTTGTGGGCCAGGGACCTCCCGCCAGAATGATTtccgcaaattccttcatgtacTTCCCTCAGCACGTAATCTGCGTCGTCATCGTCCAAACACCAAAGGAACGGTAATGTATATCCTCGCCGATACAGTACCCCATCGATCATCGTGTATCTCGAGGCCTGAGCTCTAATCTTCCGAGCTCGTAGCTTATCTGGTGGTAAGACCCCGTCTCTAAGGTATGAAACTATCGGGTCCCTCCACGAGCCTTTTTGTTCTATCCGCAACACCCCCAAATTTTGCTCGATACTCGGGCGAGACTTCACTTATAGGGGGACCGACTTTGGCATTTTCGGGTCGGCTACGGCTGCCATCCTAGCCAAAATGtctgctcgactattctgctccctggggatttgtatcacctccacTGCTTCGGACTTCCCCATCATTTGCCTGACTATCCTTAGGTACTGttccatcttctcctctcttagttggaatctttcactgacatgATTCACAACCAGCTGGGAATCAGTTCTGATCTTAACTCTGTCTGCTTTCACGGCCCTAGCCAATTCCAGAcctgctatcaaggcttcatattctgcctggttatttgtggctgcaaattccaactttacagcataagagatctcctcccCCTCTGGGCCTTCCAGGACAATCCCTGCTCCTGAACCCCGCTCTCCTGATGACCCATCCACAGATATCTGCCATACTTGAGTTTCGTCGTTGCCTATATCTGCATCTTGCTGATCCAAGCATACTTCGGGCTCCGCGAACTCAGTTACGAAATCGGCCATTGCCTGGGCCTTTATCGCCGCGCGGGGTTTATAGTCTATGTCGAATTCGCTCAGCTCTACAGTCCACTTGACGAGCCGACCAGAGGCATCTGGCTTGTGCAGAATTTGACGCAATGGCTGGTTGGTTATTACCGAGACCGGGAATGCTTGAAAGTACGGCCTCAACTTCcgagcagcaaccacaagggccagtgcccatttctccaacGTTGGGTATCTGATCTCAGCGTCGAGCAGggccttgctggtgtagtatatcggatactgaattccttcttcctctctcaccagAACGGAACTGGCGGCCCGATCAGATACCGCCAAATACAGATTCAACTTGTCCCCATCCCTCGGTGTGGACAGTAGCGGAGCTTGCTGCAAGTAATGCTTCAAGTTCCGGAAGGCTTCCTCGCATTTTGGGGTCCATTCcgttttctttcccctccttatcacttgaaagaatggctgacacttatctgtagccttggatatgaatctgctcaacgccgccaacctccccgtgaggctctgcatctccttcaggtttcgaggagacgtcatttgcacaatcgcctggatcttctcgggatttgcttcaatccccctatggctcaccatgaatcccaggaatttccctgactcgaccccaaaagcacacttctccgggttgagcttcatcttatacttcctcaaaagctCGAACGTCTCCTCGAGATGTCTGACATGTTCCTTCGGGATTTTGgacttggtgatcatgtcgtccacgtacacctccatggttttcccgatcaagggcttaaagactttattcaccagcctttgataggtggccccagcattcttgagaccgaatggcatcaccctgtaacagaacagaccttggttagtgatgaaagccgtgctctcctcatccggctcgtacatggggatctggttgtatcccgagaatgcgtccatgaagctaagcagaccatgtccagccgttgaatctactagctgatcgatctttggtaaagggaagctgtcttttgggcacgccttattgaggtctgtgaaatccacacacatcc encodes:
- the LOC127900659 gene encoding uncharacterized protein LOC127900659 yields the protein MSKGKEKVVEVDDDELDFLPSLLTNPAFDPEVPLEPVRPSVRTSARSMSPQTTSTSGSNGEDGSSDSEDTLSGGRGDDSGEASPSGAPRPEGRSTIGGRAISRDYAIDYMTCTTTFDELEDLRLRYSIPGEIPLKVPGKKDAPSRPPTGYVTQYLDSFKYGLRCPLQPYFARILNGLNLAPGQLNPNGWRVLSVSWGVHFPLRPGPLKRVEAVLVNSCSSRELISTYNLLESRLILPGHRMEDAVIGALTRKRSRPPTTKRDESKDAPTAKRANIVQQAPPLKILPPAPVEVGEASGVATDPATSSPPVGPRLRLPDSRAEHLVPYLNELTKSVSKRDLEAFDGRTLGELVGPMQHSAFHLSCMTTYYKAKVGRYDRKMKEDIQSATNRADVAEKKAGELNLENLKLIEQESLAQAKAITLEEEFTKVKEDLQRQKAMYEAQLESLRDSHRAQVENLEREADNQYDQGLRHSYRCIMAVLGKQHPDLKMDDLAAGVARHMDEEAAKEDAEGVEPIVIEEENSPPRGVPVEVGEASTPPDATGDTPPAPEEVQPTDAARLTDPPSF